In Brienomyrus brachyistius isolate T26 chromosome 2, BBRACH_0.4, whole genome shotgun sequence, the genomic window GGGACTTCTCTCCCCCGTCGTATCACGGACTCTGAAGCTTCAGCGACGGTCACATTCGTTGCCAAGAAACGAGGAGAGCATGTTTGCCCCCAAGAGCTTGGCGCAGGCTTCCCTCCTGGTCCTGCTTCCACTTCTGTGCATCACTGCAGCCACGGTGAGTCCCCAAATCGCACGCTGGTCTCTCTAACATATAGCTATACTCCTTCATCATAACTGGACCTCTGTCCATGGCTGTCTCTGCATCTGTTCCCTTGTGGGGCGAATGATCTGGCATTGTACCACATTGTATGTTTTCTGTGCATTTGGCCATGAACGCCTGAATCTGGCAGGTTTCTGTCTTTAGCACGCGCGGACGTTACAGTAACCTTACAGGCATCTATGCAGAAAGTGTCATGAACTTTAGTATGAGATTAGGAGCGGTGTTGGCCATGCCTGCTGCACTTTGTGGCTGAACCTTATTCTCGTGTAGAGATTGTCAGTCCTTCCTCTGAGGTGGTAGGAGCCCAAGCCGGGCCGCTTCCAGCTGCGTGCCGTGCGCCGCGTGGTCTGTGTCTGTTCTCTGCTGACGCCCCCTAACAGTAAACAGCCGTGACAGGCTGCCGGCAGCTGGAatgtgggctgggggggagggggggcttagCTCCTGCTGGCCATGTAAAGACTGCAGGCGTGCCCACTCAGGGTGCCACGGGGGGAGGAGGTCAGGTGTGGGTCTCCCCGCGGTGTGGCAGGGGCACGGAGCTCTCGCTCTCCCtctatctctccctctctctctctgtttgttTCCTGACATGAAAAAACAGCATCTCCATGGCAACCGTACTGTCAGCGCCACTCATATTGCTGTCATTAGTCGTAGCACAGAACAAGCAACATTCTGGCACAAAGTTGTttccatttattaaacataaaaacTCCAACCTCTAACCTTAGGaatgaccccccccacacagaagCATACCTGCATGATTTTACTTGTTTCCTTCCTTCAGTTACAAATTGTAAAGGGTTAGTTTTCTGCCAACTTTATCCATTGACACTCTTCCTTGTTGGTCATGAAGGtctgttgacccccccccccccagggtaacAGCAGCTGCCCCCAAGTGTGCTCCTGCCCGACATCACCCCCTATCTGCCCACCGGGGGTCAGCCTGGCCACTGACGCATGCGGCTGCTGCAGGGTCTGCGCCCGCCAGTTCAACCAGGACTGCGGCCCCAGCCAGCCCTGCGACCACATCAAGGGTCTGCGCTGCCAGATGGGTGCAAATGGTGACCCAGAGCGGGGGCTCTGCCGGGGTGAGGaccgggggggggcagaaggtCGTTATCACACATTGTCTTTGTAAATCTTTTAGGATTAATATTCCCACCCAGCATGTGCCATTTACCCAAAGATGTATGACACTGTACAGCACTGGGGAAACGTACCTGCTGGGCGGAATTTTGCTTAATTCCCAATGCAGTCATTGGTCACTGGACATTGGAGTGACTTGCTAGAGACTTAGAAACCTTGTTTCCATCTAATGAGTTATTTTTTCTCTACCTATGCATTAGTGCACCTATTAATTGTTCAGGCTGTTACTGTGTTAGGTTAGTAAGAATCCGTTAGCCAGTTCCTGGGTTGGGTACCCCTCGAAGACACTGCAGCCGGCTAACTGTACATACTGGGCCCTTTGTGTTTTTATAAAACCTGTGACTTCCTTCTGTTGCTCTTACTAAACTTGTATTtcatagcatctgctaaatgaagGAGCACTGACGTTCCCGGCTGTAAGGAGGAgcgcagggggcgctgtggtgcGGTAGCACGCACGTGATCATGGGTTCTTGCACCTGCAGCAGATGCACAGGGCCGGCCATGCGAGTTCGGCGGGCGCCTCTACCAGCACGGTGAGCACTTCCAGCCCAGCTGCCAACACCAGTGCAGCTGCATGGACGGAGTGCTGGGCTGCATGCCGCTGTGCCCGCACCGCATGCCGCTGCCGGACCCGCGCTGCGCCAGCCCGCGCCTCCTGCGCCCTGAGGGCCGCTGCTGCGAGGAGTGGGTCTGCGAGGACAGCAACCATGTAGGTGAGGGCCCCGTGGGGCCCCTGGCTCACCCCAATGCCATCAGCAGTGCAGTGCTGCCACCACCAGGCCCCCGCCACCCCGGCACTGCGGGCACATTCCAAGGTACCCATCGCATTTTCTCCTGCGCCGTTGCTTCTCTGTCACCCCTTTAAGCATGGCCGCCTTTAAAATCTGTCCCCGGCTTTTGGACTGAGCTTGTGTAAACAGTGTGTGTTTTATGTATATGCTGCATGCTGTGTGCTGCATGTCTGTGTTGGGCGTCCGCACTGCATGTCGGCTCCATGCCAGGCTTCAGCCAGAAGTCCACTGCGGGGTTtgatccccctcccccatatgACAGGCTGTGGGGGCCCCCATCAGGACAGCGCAGATGTGGAAAGTCAGCGATGAGAGAGGCAATGAGCGTCTTGTGCGGAGCGACTGATAGCTTCTggatctttatttttttatttccgtGTTGAGTCTTGCAGGGAAACTGGAAGATGAAAACTAGACAGATGGCTGGAATTTTATTGTTCAGTGGCAATAAACCAGCATACATTCCTGTGGCCAGGGGATTATGAAGCATAACTTATTTTTGTGCAAGTTCAGGCCATAATTCACCTTTTTTTCACCTGATCTTTAAAGACCTCATCAAGGCAAAAGTAGAACAGATGCTGAatcggtgtgggggggggggggtccagacaAAATAATGGCTGTATTATAGTGTATAAGACCATAAAAAGTTATGAAGAGCCTTTTCTAAGCATGCAATTTGACTCCCATTGCCCCCTTAGAGTGGAAGTCCCGCCCCCACACCTTTGTCCAGTCCCTGCAGACCACCCAGTGCCTGCCGCAGACCACCGATTGGTCAGAGTGCTCTGCGACCTGCGGGATGGGCGTGTCCAGCCGTGTGACCAATAGCAACGCAGAGTGCCAGCTCATCAGGGAGACACGACTGTGCCAGATCCGGCTGTGTGACCCGGAGGTCAGACTGCAGCTCAAGGTGGGACAGACTGTCTCCTGCCAGCTGTAACTGGGCAGGATGTTGCTCTGTGGCTGGGGATGAATGATGtggtaaccatccatccatctatccaaccATCTATCcaaccatccacccatccatccatccatctatccacccatccatccatccatctatccaaccatccacccatccatccatccatctatccaaccatccacccatccatccatccatccatccatccatccatccatctatccaaccatccacccatccatccatccatctatccaaccatccatccatccaaccatccatccatctatccaaccatccatccatctatccaaccatccacccatccatccatccaaccatccacccatccatccatccatccaaccatccatccatccatccatccatctatccaaccatccacccatccatccatccatccatctatccacccatctatccatccatctatccaaccatccacccatccatccatccatctatccatccatccatctatccaaccatccacccatccatctatccaaccatccatccatccatccatctatccaaccatccatccatctatccacccatccatccatccaaccatccacccatccatccatccaaccatccatccatccatccatccatccaaccatccatccatccatccatctatccaaccatccatccatccatccatccatccatccatctatcccatAGGTTTGGGCAAATAAATGAAAGTTAATTAAAACCGACATTCAGAACCTCTATTCAACGTAATCTTACAAATACATCTGTCAGTAATTTCAGAattagaatttggtgatcagtgttgacacaccacagcacacaacaaggaaatgtgtcctctgcatttaacccatacatGACaccgtgacatagcagggggcagctaattcatcccgggaagcagtgcttgggggtggtaccttgctcagggtactgaGTGGTACCTTGCTGCTcggggatttaaaccagcaatctttcaattacaagtgcacttccctaaccattacgcCACCGCTGCCCACAGTGCGTATTTACAGTACAAGTCTTGTCAATGAAATATGagagcaaaaaataaaacaaataaagaaaACCCCGAAACAAAATAATCGTTCATTAATTGCAATTGAAGTAAAATGTTCAATTAATTGTTTAATCGTGAAATTGATTTGAGGTCATATGGCCCAGCACTACATTATATTATCCCAGCAATCCACCCAGCTGTGGATAAACTGGGTAAAATTATCAGCTTCTTTCCAGGGAGGAAGAAGCAAATGAAGTTGCTTGGTGAAGCAGAAATGAGAGGCTTAAGGTGGCTTTTTTGAAACCTCTGAGCGTTATTGAATTAGTAACTGAAACTGCAGGTCTTGTCAGATGCTCCTGTACGGAAGATGCACAGCTTAACATTGGATTGTTCATACAGCTAGATCAGCGCtttccaacccagtcctcagggaacccCAGACACTCCACgtttttcctccctcccagctcccagcaacAACACTGAATGCCctgtacaggtgtgctgggagctgggagggagcaaaaacgtggagtgtctggggttccctgaggactgggttggaaaGCGCTAAAGTAGATGTTTTGCCGAATTTCAAATGAAGGACAGCAGGGGACAAGCTCCCGCTCCATCCTCCCTGGCTAATCTGGCCGACTGGTTTCTCTCTGTCGCCCCCTACAGAGAGGCAAGAAGTGCCAGCGAACGGTGTGGCCCCAGGAGCCTGTGCGCATCACGTTTGCGGGCTGCTCCACGGCAAGGCGGTACCGGCCACGCTCCTGCGGCTCCTGCTCGGACAGCCGCTGCTGCACGCCCTCGCTGACGCGCACGGTGCGGCTGCGCTTCCACTGCCCCGACGGCGAGAGCTTCTCCCGCCGGCTTATGTGGATCCGCCACTGCCGCTGCCGGCGACACTGCCCTGCCCACAGAAACCCCTCCGGGCCATCCATCAGCCTCCACAATGACGTCCACACCTACGCCCCCCTCCGCCCTcgttacccctcccccccaagccGGGGTCCAGTGAAAGAACCCTAGCAGCGTGGGCACCCAGTATCTCCCATATGAGATTCCCGCCCATAGCAAGCTCCCATCACGCCATTGGGCCTTCTGCCCATCAGTCAAACCCTCAGGCGATTGGGTGATTGGCCAAAAATATTTGCTTGCACTTTAACATTTACTCTCATTGGATTGGTGTGACTCTTAGATTCAGGTCTATCCTGTGCTCAGGCTGACTGCAAAATCCTGCAGATGTAACTCGACCTTAGCTGCCTTAGTTATCTATATTATCGATGACCTTGTTGGAAAACCAGGATTCGTCACGGGCCAACAACGACGACATGAAGAGTGAAGAAACTGCACGTTTTTTGCAGTGGAACAAGTTGGATATGTCCAATACTGGACAACAGCGACTGGTTGTCCATTTGAACAGGAATGTGGTGATGAATGACCTTATTCTAAACTTCTTCTCTGGCCGTATGCAACTGGTTATTATTTTTGATAGATTAGAGAAAACGTGGTAATATTGCAGTTTAATATTCTTTGCCGAGAGAGAAGTAAACTATCAGCAGTATCAATATTACTGAGATACTATCTGTTAAGAGACGTCCTGTCACAACTGATAGGTAAAGGAATGTATTCGCAGGCCAAGCGGCTGCTTCCTGCAAATGTCAGGCCCGCTCTGACTGTAAGGCGTCAGCTGAAGAGAGCGTGGCGGCCTAGTGAGGTGGCGTAATGTCGGAGTAATGTCGGAGTAATGTAGGAGTAATGTCGGAGTAATGTCGGAGTAATGTAGGATGCCTCCCCTGTGGGCCTCTGCCTTTGCATCCGTGTGCGTGTGGGAAGCGTGTGGGAAGCGTGTGCCATGTAGACCGTGTCTGTACAGACTCTGCCGTTGGCAGAGTGGCGCTTTCTGGAAACCACTTCATTTTTCGAGGTGTTTTAAGTGCCTAAGAGTCTTTTTGTATTGAAATGAAGATTTGATTTGTATTTAAGCtattttgtttaatatattTCTTTAATGTCTTCTGTCTGTCTTCCAAAGTCATCTTCGGAAGAGAAAATATGCAAACATGAaaaaatgtgtgtctgtgtggctgCTGCTGGGCAGAGACTCATGTAAACAAACCATACAAAGTCAGTGTTTCGATCGCAGAACAGTTTAGCGCATAAAGCATGAATCTCTGTCCGGGTATTTCTGCACATCTGCGCAGGCAGAGAATGGCCCCCAACCCACAAGCCTatggatggaaaatggatggaagccTTGAATTTGAATGAATGACATCTGTTTTAAATCGGCCAGCTCATGGAGAGCTGGTGGCTGCTTGGTTAGGGACACAGACTGAACGCCTGAAGGTTTTTAGTTTAAGTCTCTTGCTGTAGTAACTGCTTGAGTGAGCAGTTAGCCTGAGTGCCCCAGTAATAGGACAGCAATGCAGAAACACATGCCACTCTAGGCTGACACCTTTCTTATAAACCTAAAACGTACACATAAGGAGAGTGTGTTAGAGTAAGACTGCGCAGACTGCTACCAGTTCAACATTCTCCAGCACAATGCACTGCACTGTCCTGAGCTTGGTTCACGTCCCCATCTTCCGGACGGTGGGGTGACAGTTGACGACTGGCTCTGTCCCTTGTGGGTACACGACCCCTTCCTACCCCACATTCCTGCTAGCATGACCCCGGATTTTcatggcaaacatcacagatgcCTCCCAAATTCCACACAACTTCCCCCCAGGCTCCTGAAGGCCACCCCTGCCTCTGTCCACCCCCTCACCTTCCCAGAGAAGCACGGAAACACACTGACCTACATTGTAGACTGGGTCGCGGCCAGCTCGGGTGGCCCAGATACAGTCAGTTCCTGTCACAGCAGATCCCTCTTTAGCCATTAGAACGGACACCAAAGCGTTGccatttcttaaaaaaaaaatttcagaAGAACCACAGTGGAAACACAATCCTTCCAAAGCAGCAGAAAATTATTGTACCAAGTACATTGATTATATTAATTCAATTCAGCCAGGCCATAATAGCATATCCTTCTACAGCATGACATATTTGgttattttattaaatttttgtCATGTTACTATACAACATTGTCACTGGTTAATAAATAGTGCATTTGTCCACTGAGTCAGTAAAATTACCAAGTAATTATTTTAAAGTATGTTTACTTTAAGTAATTGAAGGCATTATGGACTCTTATCCGCGTTCTACGATTCCTGGCGACGTTCACAAACCCCGGTCCGGACGCACAGCGCGCCCCCGTCTCGTATCCACAGTGCGGTTCTGCACCTGAGCTCTTTTCGGGCTCCATTCAAACGTGCGCGCTTTCCCGCTGCTATGTGCGCCTCCAGTCCGGACAGCGGCTTGACGTCACGCCTAAATACGCGCGCGCAGCTCTTCGCCGTCTCCGTGGAGACCGTCGCGCCATCTGCCGTCATCTTCTCCGGGGCTACagctattctttttttttacatatatttaCTCAGATTTTACCACgtcccctcccccaaacaaGTGTTTGCTTTGCTGTCGTGATTTATACTGATAAATTAAGCGATTTCTTGGGAGTTTAAGGGTGCACTCAGAACGCCACTCCCAAGGCAATGACGAGAAATGTGTCTACATGTCAGAAAAGCCCACGGACATTCCTGGGGCCATGGTTAATATGTGTTATGGAATCGTtggaataaattatttttttactttattactTTATTAACCACATAAGTTACTGACATTTTCTGGAAACTCCAAATAATGTCTGATTTGATGATCCAGGCCATCCCTTGGAGAGATCACGTAGGCTAACATCAGTAAACCATGTCAGAAATTCCTAGCAAATATCAACGGACCACCATACCCCATGTGAAAGGCACCGTTTTCTCAGTCGAAATCACACATTTATATTTGTCGATGCACATTCAGAGACTGTCATTGTCAGAGGGGAAGCGTAGTTCTCTGTAAAGACATCATGGTGCCCCTGACTGAGTGAACGTTGGCTACAGAGTGAGGCAGCAGGGCTCAGGTCTGCCCTGATTTTCAGGGGACTGACAGATTCACCATCGAGCCACTAGCGGAACAGGAAATGTCCCCAAAACTCACAGGAAGACTAGGACATCAGAGGTATGGTCATTTGAGAAGGGGAAGAAAGAAAACCCTCTGGCTAATGTGAAAAAAGAGCGTTAAAACGTTTTAAGGTGATGCAGGGTAGTAAATTCACAAAAAAGCACGAGTTACCCTTTTGAATCTTTCCTACAGATGGAAGGTTATACAAAAtgcttttattgttattgtcaaACTCTATTAGTTTGAACTATCTGGTAACTATTTTTATCTCAGTTGTTTTATAACAAAATGCTTGCTTGGGAATTGTTGTAAACATCAGTAAACCATGTCAGAAATTATTAGCAAATATCAACGTAATTGTTGACATTTGGAATATTGTGCTATACTGTTGCACTTAGTGCTTTGGGCGCCCTCTGTTGGAAATTATTCAGAACTGACATTTAATTTGTTATGCCTACTTATTACAGGCAAAATAGTACTATACGATAAAATAGAATTGGAGACCAGacgtaattttattttaaatatcattTTTAGATTTTAAAATGCTCAAACAACTCTAATTTGATGTTCAATGGTTGCTTTTATATGCGTGTATGGATTGCTAGTTGatcccatccattcatcttctaatAACTGACCCCTGGtcagggtggggttgggggtagGGTGGAGGGCTTAATAGGATAGGGGTACAGCCCAGAAGTGATGCCAGCCTATTacagggcacattcatacacacagtgggaggacacaggaagaacatacaaactccacatgcGAAAAGTGGAAGCGGAATTGGAACCAAAACCCTGGTGGCGGATCTATAGCACACTCTCTAATTCTTCTTTTCTCACAAATTTACTGGCAAGTAAGAGACTGTTCACCAAAGAGCATCTGTCTTCACTGGGGTCTGAGAGCATTTTCCAGTATCAGTGAGGTATGGGACAAGCAGGAGTAATTCATCCTTACAGAGTTAATGACTGAAACTGGTAAGAGCTCAGCATATTTTCAAACCACAGATAATATACAGATAATTAACCTCCTTGGTAAGATTCACTCACCTACATTTAACCAAAAATATTTCCAGAAGCGCATTCTCTCACCCTAGACCACCCCCAATAGCTCCCAAAGTTATGTCTGTAAAAGTAGCTCTCATtgtaaaagaaaaatggttggagacccctgaattAGGCCAATCAGCTGAGAAATAATCAACATTGCACGACCACTGATGTAAGAATTTGCCATTGACTACATGCGTAGTACACAATGTTCTGACACACTGCACAGCTATCAGCATAGCAGTACCACACAATCTTCCACAAAGATTCTACAGTGGAGTTATAAATGAAGTGTATGTTtacatttaatcagtaaaatgcaTTCCAAGCAGCGGAAATAAACATATTAAGCAAATAGAGAGCATTAACACCAGCATAATGTTCCATGTTTAATGCATAAGATACAGAAATAAAGCATTACTGTAACACCCTGCACAAAAACACTTCCTGCATTTATAAGTTAAGAACAGCAGGCGCATATTAAAATGAAACTGTAAGCAATACAGCATTTTAAGTCAACATTCTGACAAATGACATAGTTTataataacataaaacattgTTCAACACTTGCTATGGGTGCAGatctgaatgttttatgaaactGGTTACTATCCAGAGTAAAAACAAACAGCTTGTGAATTAACAAGGAACATAACAACGTGGCATCTGATATAGGCCCGTACCACAGGAAACAACGCGGGGACGTCTGATATAGTCCTGTACCACAGGAAACAAACGCGGGGGCGTCTGATATAGTCCTGTACCACAGGTAAACAACTCGGGGACGTCTGATATAGGCCCGTACCACAGGAAACAACTCGGGGACGTCTGATATAGGCCCGTACCACAGGAAACAACGCGGGGACGTCTGATATAGGCCCGTACCACAGGTAACAACGCGGGGGCGTCTGATATAGGCCCGTACCACAGGAAACAACGCAGGGACGTCTGATATAGGCCCGTACCACAGGTAACGTGGGGACGTCTGATATAGTCCTGTACCACAGGTAACAACTCGGGGACGTCTGATATAGGCCCGTACCACAGGAAACAACACGGGGGCGTCTGATATAGGCCCGTACCACAGGAAACAACGCGGGGACGTCTGATATAGGCCCGTACCACAGGTAACAACTCGGGGACGTCTGATATAGGCCCGTACCACAGGAAACAACGCAGGGACGTCTAATATAGGCCCGTACCACAGGTAACGCGGGGACGTCTGATATAGGCCCGTACCACAGGAAACAACGCAGGAACGTCTGATATAGGCCCGTACCACAGGTAACGCGGGGACGTCTGATATAGGCCCGTACCACAGGTAACGCGGGGACGTCTGATATAGGCCCGTACCACAGGAAACAACGCGGGGGCGTCTGATATAGGCCCGTATCACAGGTAACAACGTGGGGATGTCTGATATAGGCCCGTACCACAGGTAACGCGGGGACGTCTGATATAGGCCCGTACCACAGGTAACGCGGGGACGTCTGATATAGGCCCGTACCACAGGAAACAACGCGGGGGCGTCTGATATAGGCCCGTATCACAGGTAACAACGTGGGGATGTCTGATATAGGCCCGTACCACAGGTAACAACGCGGGGGTGTCTGATATAGGCCCGTACCACAGGTAACAACGCGGGAGCGTCTGATATAGGCCCGTACCACAGGTAACAACGCGGGGGCGTCTGATATAGGCCCGTACCACAGGTAACAACGCGGGGGCGTCTGATATAGGCCCGTACCACAGGTAACAACGCGGGGACGGCTGATATAGGCCCGTACCACACGAAACAACGCGGGGGCGTCTGATATAGTCCTGTACCACAGGTAACAACTCGGGGACGTCTGATATAGGCCCGTACCACAGGAAACAACACGGGGGCGTCTGATATAGGCCCGTACCACAGGAAACAACGCGGGGACGTCTGATATAGGCCCGTACCACAGGTAACAACTCGGGGACGTCTGATATAGGCCCGTACCACAGGAAACAACGCGGGGACGTCTGATATAGGCCCGTACCACAGGTAACGCGGGGACGTCTGATATAGTCCTGTACCACAGGTAACAACTCGGGGACGGCTGATATAGGCCCGTACCACAGGAAACAACACGGGGGCGTCTGATATAGGCCCGTACCACAGGAAACAACGCGGGGACGTCTGATATAGGCCCGTACCACAGGTAACAACTCGGGGACGTCTGATATAGGCCCGTACCACAGGTAACGCGGGGACGTCTGATATAGTCCTGTACCACAGGTAACAACTCGGGGACGTGTGATATAGGCCCGTACCACAGGTAACAACTCGGGGACGTCTGATATAGGCCCGTACCACAGGAAACAACGCAGGGACGTCTGATATAGGCCCGTACCACAGGTAACGCGGGGACGTCTGATATAGGCCCGTACCACAGGAAACAACGCAGGAACGTCTGATATAGCCCCGTACCACAAGTAACGCGGGGACGTCTGATATAGGCCCGTACCACAGGTAACGCGGGGACGTCTGATATAGGCCCGTACCACAGGAAACAACGCGGGGGCGTCTGATATAGGCCCGTACCACAGGTAACAACGCGGGAGCGTCTGATATAGGCCCGTACCACAGGTAACAACGCGGGGGTGTCTGATATAGGCCCGTATCACAGGTAACAACGCGGGGACGTCTGATATAGGCCCGTACCACAGGTAACAACGCGGGGACGTCTGATATAGGCCCGTACCACAGGAAACAACGCAGGGACGTCTGATATAGGCCCGTACCACAGGTAACGTGGGGACGTCTGATATAGGCCCGTACCACAGGAAACAACGCAGGAACGTCTGATATAGGCCCGTACCACAGGTAACGCGGGGACGTCTGATATAGGCCCGTACCACAGGAAACAACGCAGGAACGTCTGATATAGGCCCGTACCACAGGTAACGCGGGGACGTCTGATATAGGCCCGTACCACAGGAAACAACGCGGGGGCGTCTGATATAGTCCCGTACCACAGGTAACAACTCGGGGACGTCTGATATAGGCCCGTACCACAGGAAACAACGCGGGGACGTCTGATATAGGCCCGTATCACAGGTAACAACGCGGGGACGTCTGATATAGGCCCGTACCACAGGAAACAACGCAGGGACGTCTGATATAGGCCCGTACCACAGGAAACGCGGGGACGTCTGATATAGGCCCGTACCACAGGTAACGCGGGGACGTCTGATATAGGCCCGTACCACAGGAAACAACGCGGGGGCGTCTGATATAGTCCCGTACCACAGGTAACAACTCGGGGACGTCTGATATAGGCC contains:
- the LOC125725508 gene encoding CCN family member 1-like isoform X2, coding for MKRSGEPLRVAGEAGCGTDTHTQAGSEHRQGLLSPVVSRTLKLQRRSHSLPRNEESMFAPKSLAQASLLVLLPLLCITAATGNSSCPQVCSCPTSPPICPPGVSLATDACGCCRVCARQFNQDCGPSQPCDHIKGLRCQMGANGDPERGLCRDAQGRPCEFGGRLYQHGEHFQPSCQHQCSCMDGVLGCMPLCPHRMPLPDPRCASPRLLRPEGRCCEEWVCEDSNHVGEGPVGPLAHPNAISSAVLPPPGPRHPGTAGTFQEWKSRPHTFVQSLQTTQCLPQTTDWSECSATCGMGVSSRVTNSNAECQLIRETRLCQIRLCDPEVRLQLKRGKKCQRTVWPQEPVRITFAGCSTARRYRPRSCGSCSDSRCCTPSLTRTVRLRFHCPDGESFSRRLMWIRHCRCRRHCPAHRNPSGPSISLHNDVHTYAPLRPRYPSPPSRGPVKEP
- the LOC125725508 gene encoding CCN family member 1-like isoform X1 — protein: MKRSGEPLRVAGEAGCGTDTHTQAGSEHRQGLLSPVVSRTLKLQRRSHSLPRNEESMFAPKSLAQASLLVLLPLLCITAATGNSSCPQVCSCPTSPPICPPGVSLATDACGCCRVCARQFNQDCGPSQPCDHIKGLRCQMGANGDPERGLCRADAQGRPCEFGGRLYQHGEHFQPSCQHQCSCMDGVLGCMPLCPHRMPLPDPRCASPRLLRPEGRCCEEWVCEDSNHVGEGPVGPLAHPNAISSAVLPPPGPRHPGTAGTFQEWKSRPHTFVQSLQTTQCLPQTTDWSECSATCGMGVSSRVTNSNAECQLIRETRLCQIRLCDPEVRLQLKRGKKCQRTVWPQEPVRITFAGCSTARRYRPRSCGSCSDSRCCTPSLTRTVRLRFHCPDGESFSRRLMWIRHCRCRRHCPAHRNPSGPSISLHNDVHTYAPLRPRYPSPPSRGPVKEP